A genomic window from Gemmatimonadaceae bacterium includes:
- a CDS encoding BlaI/MecI/CopY family transcriptional regulator gives MKFSGSGVGTVLGELESRLMRLCWDSGRPLSAREIHERLRDEHPVSPLTSTTVLNRLVAKGYLSRARVDGLLHFSPRVDESSFVTQASRRAVEGLLSLGAEAVTASIVDVLAERDPEQLEELGRLIRRRLREQGG, from the coding sequence ATGAAGTTCTCCGGCAGTGGCGTGGGAACCGTGCTTGGTGAGCTTGAGTCTCGGTTGATGCGCCTGTGCTGGGACTCGGGGCGTCCGCTGAGCGCGCGCGAGATTCACGAGCGTCTGCGCGACGAGCATCCCGTTTCACCCTTGACGAGCACTACGGTGCTCAATCGGCTGGTTGCGAAAGGGTATCTCTCGCGTGCCCGGGTGGACGGGCTGCTGCATTTCAGTCCGCGTGTCGACGAGTCGTCCTTCGTCACGCAGGCCTCGCGTCGCGCGGTCGAAGGCCTTCTCTCGCTCGGCGCGGAGGCTGTCACTGCCTCGATCGTGGATGTGCTCGCCGAGCGTGACCCCGAACAACTCGAGGAGTTGGGACGGCTGATCCGCCGGAGACTGCGCGAGCAGGGTGGCTGA
- a CDS encoding nuclear transport factor 2 family protein produces MPLALRRLAIVAALSFAVTGRAAAQDHSGHAGHAPSSDAQAAVVQTIRALFAAAERGDLAALDSIYAGDSLLVIEGAGINRGWADYRDNHLAPELKEFSNFRYRPFEIEARVSGDLAWATFRYALTADLPNGKADVVGRGTAVLERRGARWIVRLTQTASRPRRPSDPPMP; encoded by the coding sequence ATGCCCCTCGCCCTACGTCGTCTCGCAATTGTCGCCGCATTGTCTTTTGCCGTGACCGGTCGCGCCGCAGCGCAGGACCACTCCGGCCACGCGGGCCACGCCCCGTCTTCCGACGCGCAGGCTGCGGTTGTCCAGACCATCAGGGCGCTCTTCGCCGCCGCGGAACGCGGCGACTTGGCGGCGCTCGACTCCATCTACGCCGGCGACAGTCTGCTGGTCATCGAAGGGGCCGGCATCAATCGTGGCTGGGCCGACTATCGTGACAATCATCTCGCGCCTGAGCTCAAGGAGTTCAGCAACTTTCGATACCGGCCATTCGAGATCGAGGCTCGCGTGTCCGGCGATCTAGCGTGGGCGACGTTTCGGTACGCATTGACTGCGGACCTGCCGAACGGCAAGGCAGATGTTGTAGGCCGCGGTACGGCAGTTCTCGAGCGGCGCGGAGCCCGATGGATCGTTCGGCTGACCCAGACTGCGAGCCGACCACGCCGCCCCAGCGATCCACCGATGCCGTGA
- a CDS encoding copper resistance system multicopper oxidase: MTVSRRHFLGATTLLGAASALPPRLLAMAPDASNLDAGLGPLPPSPNGVREYDLTIAETTLRLDGRNARATTINGTLPGPILRFREGEQAVIRVHNTLSEDTSIHWHGIILPPEMDGVPGLSFPGIRPGETFEYRFSVNQAGTYWYHSHSGLQEQLGHYGALIIEPAERSGPACDREHVLVLSDWTFENPYRVLSQLKKQPDAYNYQRRTVADFFRDVARDGLGATVGDRWMWAGMRMNPTDIADVTGATYCYLLNGQVAEAPWVAQFAPGERVLLRIINAAAGSYFDVRVPGLPMTVVQVSGQPVEPIETDEFRIAIAETYDVIVQVPDGRAYAVYAEAMDRSGFTAATLAPQPGMVANLPPRRKRPLLTMADMGMDHSAMGGEGMDHSSMGHETPPSAPSGRVPSTAATDEHAGHDMGAMDLASSRRAPGSLPTETAHGPDTHGVGNAMVPVSTKSRLAEPGVGLGEDGRRVLLYSQLRSVAPYPEFRAPTREIEVHLTGNMERFTWAIDGVPYDRAAPIDLTFGERVRLTMVNDTMMNHPMHLHGMWMELENGQGDRSPRIHTINVKPAERVSLLVTADAPGRWAFHCHVLYHMEVGMFREVRVSAPTGHEGHHDAA; this comes from the coding sequence ATGACAGTTTCCCGCCGACACTTTCTCGGTGCCACCACACTGCTGGGCGCCGCCTCTGCGTTGCCCCCGCGGCTGCTCGCAATGGCGCCGGACGCTTCCAATCTCGATGCGGGCCTCGGACCACTTCCGCCATCGCCGAATGGCGTTCGAGAGTACGATCTGACGATCGCGGAGACAACTCTCCGTCTGGACGGTCGTAACGCGCGCGCGACCACGATCAATGGCACCCTGCCCGGCCCCATCCTCCGATTCCGCGAGGGGGAACAAGCCGTCATCCGCGTGCACAACACGCTCTCGGAGGACACGTCCATCCACTGGCACGGCATCATTTTGCCGCCCGAAATGGATGGGGTGCCCGGACTGAGCTTTCCCGGCATTCGACCCGGCGAGACCTTCGAGTACCGCTTCTCGGTGAATCAGGCGGGCACGTATTGGTATCACAGCCACTCCGGCCTGCAAGAGCAGCTCGGGCATTACGGGGCCCTGATCATTGAGCCCGCCGAGCGCTCCGGACCCGCCTGCGACCGCGAGCACGTCCTCGTACTCTCCGACTGGACCTTCGAGAACCCGTATCGCGTGCTCTCTCAGCTCAAGAAGCAGCCCGACGCGTACAACTATCAGCGTCGCACGGTCGCCGACTTTTTCCGCGACGTGGCGCGCGACGGTCTCGGTGCCACCGTCGGTGACCGCTGGATGTGGGCCGGGATGCGAATGAACCCCACGGACATCGCCGACGTCACGGGCGCGACCTACTGCTACTTGCTCAACGGCCAGGTCGCCGAGGCGCCGTGGGTGGCGCAGTTCGCGCCGGGGGAGCGTGTGCTGCTGCGGATCATCAATGCGGCGGCCGGCTCGTACTTCGACGTGCGCGTGCCCGGGTTGCCGATGACCGTCGTGCAGGTCAGCGGCCAGCCAGTGGAGCCGATCGAGACCGACGAGTTTCGCATCGCCATCGCCGAGACCTATGATGTGATCGTGCAGGTTCCCGACGGTCGCGCCTACGCCGTGTACGCTGAGGCGATGGATCGCAGCGGGTTCACCGCCGCGACGCTGGCGCCGCAGCCGGGGATGGTCGCCAACTTGCCGCCACGCCGGAAGCGTCCACTCCTGACGATGGCGGATATGGGGATGGACCACTCCGCGATGGGTGGGGAGGGGATGGATCACTCGTCGATGGGGCACGAGACGCCGCCCAGCGCGCCGTCGGGCCGAGTGCCATCGACCGCCGCGACTGACGAACACGCAGGTCACGACATGGGCGCGATGGATCTCGCGTCGTCGCGTCGTGCGCCGGGTTCGCTGCCGACCGAGACCGCGCACGGTCCGGACACCCACGGCGTGGGGAACGCGATGGTCCCGGTGAGCACGAAGAGTCGACTCGCAGAACCGGGGGTTGGCCTCGGCGAAGACGGACGGCGAGTCCTGCTCTACTCGCAGCTGCGCTCGGTCGCCCCGTACCCCGAGTTTCGTGCACCGACTCGTGAGATCGAGGTTCACCTGACGGGCAATATGGAACGCTTCACGTGGGCGATCGATGGCGTCCCATACGATCGGGCGGCACCGATCGACCTCACGTTCGGCGAGCGCGTTCGCCTCACGATGGTGAACGACACGATGATGAATCACCCGATGCACCTCCACGGGATGTGGATGGAACTCGAGAACGGACAGGGCGATCGCAGTCCACGCATCCACACGATCAACGTGAAGCCCGCGGAGCGCGTGTCGTTGCTGGTCACGGCGGATGCACCAGGCCGTTGGGCGTTCCACTGCCACGTGCTCTACCATATGGAGGTGGGAATGTTTCGCGAGGTACGCGTGAGTGCGCCAACGGGTCACGAGGGGCATCACGATGCCGCGTGA
- a CDS encoding copper resistance protein B, protein MKRAVIALHLAIALCGAGRAASAQVRDSVPHAGTHGMGWGRETFVLTEVLEYDPSGGERPMLFDVLAWTGGASRRLWFKADGSAATVERATHGEYQLLYGRMLSPWWDLQLGARADLRTAPGANATRAGAVVGLQGLAPGWFELEPSLFVTSGGNLSFDLTASYDLFLTQRVVLQPRLESTVALKDDEAFGIGRGLSSTSFALRTRFEIRREFAPYVGVVWERGYGRSAELARLAGESAGNSLLVAGLRLWR, encoded by the coding sequence GTGAAACGTGCCGTCATCGCCCTTCATCTTGCGATCGCGCTCTGTGGCGCGGGACGCGCCGCGTCCGCTCAGGTACGCGACAGCGTGCCGCACGCGGGGACGCACGGAATGGGTTGGGGTCGCGAGACCTTCGTGCTGACGGAAGTGCTCGAGTACGATCCATCGGGTGGCGAGCGTCCGATGCTGTTCGACGTGCTTGCCTGGACCGGCGGCGCGAGCCGTCGCCTGTGGTTCAAGGCGGATGGAAGCGCGGCCACGGTGGAGCGCGCGACGCACGGCGAGTATCAGCTGCTGTACGGCCGGATGTTGAGCCCGTGGTGGGACCTACAGCTCGGCGCGCGCGCGGACCTGCGTACCGCGCCAGGCGCGAACGCGACGCGGGCGGGTGCCGTGGTCGGCCTCCAAGGCCTCGCGCCTGGCTGGTTCGAGCTGGAACCGTCACTCTTCGTGACGTCAGGGGGGAACCTGTCGTTCGACCTGACGGCTTCGTACGATCTGTTCCTCACGCAGCGCGTGGTACTGCAGCCGCGCCTAGAGTCCACCGTGGCGCTGAAGGACGACGAAGCGTTCGGCATCGGACGCGGATTGAGCAGCACGTCATTCGCGTTGCGGACGCGATTCGAGATCCGTCGGGAGTTTGCACCATACGTGGGTGTGGTGTGGGAGCGCGGTTACGGACGCAGTGCGGAATTGGCGCGGCTGGCTGGTGAGTCCGCCGGAAACTCCCTCTTGGTTGCAGGCCTACGGTTGTGGAGGTAG
- a CDS encoding copper-translocating P-type ATPase, translating to MHHPDERKHSAHEPRRHTTIAAGRAERAAGVAHESEARHAQHSHHAGHDRHAGHSPAMFRQKFWLSLLLTIPVVVWAEHIQSLLGYTAPSFPWSHRLPAVLGTAVFFYGGLVFLRGAWGELRSRLPGMMTLISLAITVAFVFSAVVELGFIEAEALWWESATLITIMLLGHWIEMRSISEASGALQELAKLIPDMAHRVIESGEEDVAVGALRSGDVLIVRPGENIPADGIVRKGRSDVNESMITGESRPVTKNEGAEVIAGTINGTGSLRIEVTGTGDTTKLSGIMRLVSDAQRSKSRVQHLADRAAQVLTVVAIVAGAATFVAWQLLGAPIDFAMTRLVTVLVISCPHALGLAVPLVVAISTTLGVHGGLLVRDRRGLEEARLLDTVIFDKTGTLTLGEFRVVDLGVREGTAPDDALAIAAAIETESEHPIARGIVKTAVERTLALPGVVGFRAIPGRGVEATVNGATYRIGGPALLEQVAADVTESLRSVAEHAAARGQAAIYLLHERAAIAVFVVADAIREESRAAIDALHAAGIEVAMLTGDAEPVAKAVAADLGIDTVFARVLPEDKASRVRALQAQGKKVAMVGDGVNDAPALATADIGIAIGAGTDVAVEAGHIVLVRSDPRDIPRIVTLSRATYRKMIQNLWWAAGYNIVAIPLAAGVLSAWGILLTPAVGAVLMSASTVVVAINAQLLRRVRL from the coding sequence ATGCATCACCCAGATGAGCGGAAACATTCGGCGCACGAACCGCGCCGTCATACAACGATCGCTGCCGGGCGCGCTGAGCGCGCAGCAGGTGTCGCACACGAGTCTGAGGCCCGACACGCCCAGCACTCTCACCACGCCGGCCACGACCGCCACGCCGGCCACAGCCCCGCGATGTTCCGCCAGAAGTTCTGGCTTTCGCTGCTCCTGACGATCCCCGTCGTCGTGTGGGCGGAACACATCCAGTCACTGCTCGGCTACACGGCGCCTTCATTTCCGTGGTCGCACCGACTACCGGCGGTGCTCGGCACCGCCGTCTTCTTCTACGGCGGACTGGTCTTCCTCCGCGGCGCCTGGGGAGAACTGCGCAGCCGGCTACCGGGAATGATGACGCTCATCTCCCTCGCCATCACCGTGGCGTTCGTCTTCTCGGCGGTCGTTGAGCTCGGGTTCATCGAGGCCGAGGCGTTATGGTGGGAGTCGGCAACGCTCATCACGATCATGCTCCTGGGCCACTGGATCGAGATGCGATCGATCTCCGAGGCCAGCGGCGCCCTGCAGGAGCTGGCGAAGCTGATTCCCGATATGGCGCATCGAGTGATCGAGAGCGGCGAGGAGGACGTCGCGGTCGGCGCGCTGCGTTCGGGCGACGTGCTGATCGTCCGGCCGGGCGAGAACATCCCGGCGGACGGAATCGTCCGGAAAGGACGAAGCGACGTCAACGAATCGATGATCACCGGCGAGTCGCGTCCGGTCACCAAGAACGAGGGCGCAGAGGTGATCGCCGGGACGATCAACGGCACGGGGTCGCTGCGCATCGAGGTGACCGGCACCGGCGACACGACCAAGCTCTCGGGCATCATGCGGCTGGTGTCCGATGCGCAGCGATCCAAGTCGCGTGTCCAGCACCTCGCGGACCGGGCCGCGCAGGTCCTGACCGTCGTCGCCATCGTCGCCGGAGCCGCGACCTTCGTGGCGTGGCAGTTGCTTGGCGCGCCGATCGACTTCGCGATGACGCGCCTGGTGACGGTCTTGGTCATCTCCTGCCCGCACGCGCTGGGGCTAGCGGTGCCGCTCGTCGTCGCCATCTCGACGACGCTCGGCGTACACGGCGGCCTTCTCGTGCGTGATCGTCGCGGATTGGAGGAGGCGCGGCTCCTCGATACGGTCATCTTCGACAAGACCGGCACGCTCACGCTCGGAGAGTTCCGCGTCGTGGATCTCGGGGTCCGCGAAGGGACAGCGCCGGATGACGCGCTGGCCATCGCGGCCGCGATCGAGACCGAGTCCGAGCACCCGATCGCCCGCGGCATCGTGAAGACGGCCGTCGAGCGCACGCTGGCGCTGCCGGGCGTCGTAGGCTTTAGGGCCATTCCAGGCCGCGGCGTGGAGGCGACGGTGAACGGAGCGACGTACCGCATCGGCGGCCCCGCCTTGCTGGAGCAGGTGGCTGCCGATGTGACCGAATCGCTCCGCAGCGTCGCGGAACATGCCGCGGCGCGGGGGCAGGCGGCCATCTACCTGTTGCACGAGAGGGCGGCAATCGCCGTGTTCGTCGTGGCCGATGCGATCCGGGAGGAGAGTCGTGCAGCCATCGACGCGCTGCACGCAGCAGGCATCGAGGTCGCGATGCTCACGGGCGACGCGGAACCCGTGGCGAAGGCGGTGGCCGCGGACCTCGGCATCGACACGGTATTCGCCCGAGTGCTCCCGGAGGATAAGGCGTCTCGGGTGCGGGCCCTTCAGGCGCAGGGAAAGAAGGTCGCGATGGTGGGCGACGGCGTCAACGATGCGCCGGCGCTCGCCACCGCCGACATCGGCATCGCGATCGGCGCCGGCACGGACGTGGCGGTCGAGGCGGGCCACATCGTGTTGGTGCGTTCCGATCCGCGGGACATCCCTCGCATCGTGACGCTGTCGCGCGCCACATACCGGAAGATGATCCAGAACCTCTGGTGGGCCGCAGGCTACAACATCGTCGCGATTCCGCTCGCGGCGGGCGTACTGTCGGCGTGGGGCATCCTGCTGACGCCTGCCGTCGGCGCGGTCCTGATGTCGGCGAGCACGGTCGTGGTCGCGATCAATGCGCAGCTGCTACGGCGCGTGAGGTTGTGA
- a CDS encoding TIGR00730 family Rossman fold protein — MTMPTSFDVLADLRLAALVGANSIEDQQRVQRIAAEAAASFTTMAQVRNGVTIFGSAQAAAETRWGALAEEVAAQLAAAGFTVITGGGPGLMAAANRGARGAGAASVGLTIELPHDEPPNVHLTLRVPFHYFFLRKLALVRHSCAFVLLPGGFGTLDELFEALNLRRTNRLESFPVILVGAEYWLGLVAWLRDTAVPGGTITPEDVAGLTVTDDPLEVVARVAHCHATLCQALGIALPPSTGAQ; from the coding sequence ATGACGATGCCGACGTCCTTCGACGTGTTGGCGGACCTGCGCTTGGCCGCGCTCGTCGGCGCGAACAGCATCGAAGACCAGCAGCGCGTCCAAAGAATCGCAGCGGAGGCCGCTGCTTCCTTCACCACGATGGCCCAGGTCCGGAACGGCGTCACGATCTTCGGATCGGCTCAGGCGGCGGCGGAAACGCGCTGGGGCGCACTGGCCGAGGAGGTGGCCGCGCAACTGGCTGCCGCCGGCTTCACGGTGATCACTGGCGGTGGTCCAGGGCTGATGGCAGCGGCGAACCGCGGCGCTCGCGGCGCGGGCGCCGCGTCAGTTGGCCTCACCATCGAGTTGCCGCACGACGAGCCGCCCAATGTCCATCTCACGCTCCGAGTGCCGTTCCACTACTTCTTCCTGCGGAAGCTCGCGCTGGTGCGCCACAGTTGCGCGTTCGTGCTCCTGCCGGGGGGATTCGGTACGCTCGACGAGCTGTTCGAGGCGCTGAATCTCCGTCGAACGAACCGACTGGAATCGTTCCCCGTGATCCTCGTCGGCGCGGAGTACTGGCTGGGGCTCGTCGCGTGGTTGCGCGACACGGCGGTTCCCGGCGGCACAATCACGCCAGAGGACGTTGCGGGCCTGACGGTCACGGACGATCCGCTCGAGGTCGTTGCGCGCGTGGCGCACTGTCACGCGACGCTTTGCCAGGCGCTCGGCATCGCCCTCCCGCCAAGCACGGGCGCACAATAG
- a CDS encoding TolC family protein, whose translation MIGRLIQFSILGALAQLTPLEAVRAQASAAAARGPQAPSLSLSQLYAAADSVNPRLRAAAARADAVAAQAVTATRPPDPRVQLGLMNRELPGLAQMDPLGMTQLQVMQMLPTAGKLGLSATVARTRATAEAFRARDLRWEVRAAVAAAFYELYRVERAVSIARETRLLLENVSAVADAMYRVGEAPQADVLKARVEVARMTEEITVMEAMRRVALARLGGLLDRSLGDSTPPAALPTFPTSLPTQPELEDIALQGRPMLLAGDAEVAAAEAARRLAYRELIPDVELGLQYGQRAGATGPERMGSLMLGTSVPIFARQRQLPMRAEAEAMRAMAVADLTAMRAETRARIGAAYAEWQRARNLQTLYRSTVLPQARAAVEAALASYRVGGVNLMTLLDNQVTVNRYEQELAAIEAMEGVALAELEMLMGRELFDAAGGRETPGDR comes from the coding sequence ATGATTGGGAGGCTCATCCAGTTCTCGATTCTGGGAGCGCTGGCGCAGCTGACGCCCCTTGAGGCGGTGCGTGCCCAAGCGAGCGCCGCGGCGGCGCGCGGACCGCAGGCTCCGAGCCTGTCGCTTTCGCAGCTCTACGCGGCGGCAGACAGCGTGAACCCGCGACTTCGAGCAGCGGCAGCTCGCGCGGACGCCGTTGCCGCGCAGGCCGTCACCGCGACGCGGCCGCCCGATCCGCGCGTCCAACTCGGCTTGATGAATCGGGAGTTGCCCGGACTCGCGCAGATGGATCCCCTGGGGATGACGCAACTGCAGGTGATGCAGATGCTGCCCACGGCCGGCAAACTGGGACTGTCGGCCACCGTTGCCCGAACGCGTGCGACGGCCGAGGCCTTCCGTGCGCGCGACCTGCGGTGGGAAGTGCGGGCCGCAGTGGCGGCGGCGTTCTACGAGCTGTATCGCGTCGAGCGGGCCGTCTCGATCGCTCGCGAGACGCGTCTCCTTCTGGAGAACGTCTCGGCCGTCGCCGACGCGATGTATCGCGTCGGCGAGGCTCCACAGGCTGACGTGTTGAAGGCGCGGGTCGAAGTGGCCCGAATGACGGAGGAGATCACGGTGATGGAGGCGATGCGGCGCGTCGCGCTCGCTCGCCTCGGCGGGCTATTGGACCGTTCGCTTGGAGACTCGACGCCGCCGGCGGCGCTGCCGACGTTCCCCACATCCCTGCCAACGCAGCCCGAACTGGAGGACATCGCCCTGCAGGGCCGCCCGATGCTGTTGGCTGGTGACGCGGAGGTCGCGGCGGCGGAGGCCGCACGCAGGCTCGCGTATCGGGAGCTCATTCCTGACGTGGAGCTAGGGCTCCAGTATGGCCAGCGCGCCGGTGCGACTGGCCCTGAGCGAATGGGAAGCCTGATGCTCGGGACTTCCGTCCCCATCTTCGCGCGCCAACGCCAACTGCCGATGCGCGCCGAGGCAGAAGCGATGCGGGCGATGGCAGTGGCCGATCTCACGGCGATGCGCGCCGAGACCCGCGCGCGCATCGGAGCGGCGTATGCCGAGTGGCAGCGTGCGCGAAATCTCCAAACGCTGTATCGGAGCACGGTGCTGCCGCAGGCGCGTGCTGCCGTAGAGGCGGCGCTCGCTTCCTATCGCGTCGGCGGCGTCAACCTGATGACACTGCTCGACAATCAGGTCACGGTGAATCGCTATGAGCAAGAGTTGGCGGCGATTGAGGCAATGGAAGGCGTGGCGCTGGCAGAACTGGAGATGTTGATGGGACGTGAACTCTTTGACGCAGCAGGCGGACGCGAAACGCCGGGGGATCGATGA
- a CDS encoding efflux RND transporter periplasmic adaptor subunit codes for MMNETGTRIGWRGIALGTLVLAVAGGVAWWATRDSSAPEAAAGHAHGASSAGGTSTPVMLDSAQATRIGVTYARAEQGALQLAVRSVGQVTYDETRVRTVSLKFDGWVERLFVDFTGRDVRAGEPLLTTYSPMLASAEDELVLAGRLVRDVQNADSSTRAGAERLLVGARTRLRNWDLPGEEIARVEASGESRRTLEIRAPYDGVVVEKLVFEGQRVMAGDPLLRIADLRRVWVDAEIFERDLALVRLGQRVTVELDAFPGRPRSGPIVFLQPVVDPQTRTLRVRVELDNSDRQLRPGMYATIRLRATASAAAVLVPRSAVLSTGRRNIVFVRLDDGMLEPREVVLGLASDDRIEIRSGLAVGEWVVSSATFLVDAESNLGSALGGMAEMPGMAPPPKVAPPPTAPPTTHDH; via the coding sequence ATGATGAACGAGACAGGCACGCGCATCGGGTGGCGTGGCATCGCGCTGGGCACGCTCGTGCTGGCGGTGGCGGGCGGCGTGGCGTGGTGGGCGACACGCGACTCGAGCGCACCGGAGGCGGCGGCTGGCCACGCGCACGGCGCGTCATCGGCCGGCGGTACGTCAACTCCCGTGATGCTCGACTCCGCGCAGGCCACGCGTATCGGCGTGACGTACGCGCGGGCCGAGCAAGGCGCGCTACAGCTCGCTGTGCGTAGCGTGGGGCAAGTGACCTACGACGAGACACGGGTGCGCACCGTAAGCCTCAAGTTCGATGGGTGGGTGGAGCGGCTCTTCGTGGACTTCACCGGACGCGACGTGCGCGCCGGGGAACCCCTGCTGACCACCTACTCGCCGATGCTGGCGAGCGCAGAGGATGAGTTGGTGCTCGCCGGTCGTCTCGTCCGCGACGTGCAGAATGCGGACAGTTCCACCCGTGCGGGCGCGGAGCGCCTCTTGGTCGGCGCACGGACACGGTTGCGCAATTGGGATTTACCCGGCGAAGAGATCGCGCGCGTCGAGGCCAGCGGCGAGAGCCGCCGGACGCTCGAGATCCGCGCCCCGTACGACGGGGTGGTGGTCGAGAAGCTCGTCTTCGAGGGCCAGCGGGTGATGGCGGGCGATCCGCTCCTGCGCATCGCGGACCTGCGACGCGTCTGGGTGGACGCTGAGATCTTCGAGCGCGACCTCGCACTCGTTCGGCTTGGTCAGCGCGTCACGGTGGAGCTCGACGCGTTCCCGGGGCGCCCGCGCAGCGGGCCCATCGTATTCCTGCAACCCGTCGTGGATCCGCAGACACGGACGTTGCGCGTGCGCGTCGAGCTCGACAACTCGGACCGCCAACTGCGCCCAGGGATGTACGCGACGATCCGGCTGCGGGCAACGGCGTCGGCGGCGGCGGTGCTCGTGCCTCGTTCCGCGGTGTTGTCCACGGGACGACGGAACATCGTGTTTGTCCGGCTGGATGACGGGATGCTCGAGCCGCGTGAAGTCGTGCTCGGGCTCGCGTCGGACGACCGCATCGAGATCCGGTCCGGACTCGCCGTCGGCGAGTGGGTGGTCTCGTCCGCGACTTTCCTGGTGGATGCCGAATCCAACCTGGGGTCAGCGCTCGGCGGAATGGCTGAGATGCCCGGAATGGCGCCGCCGCCGAAGGTAGCACCGCCGCCGACTGCGCCGCCGACCACCCACGACCACTGA